The Parcubacteria group bacterium ADurb.Bin159 genomic sequence GGAAGTTATAAAAGCAATTTTAGAATTAGATAAAGAAAAATTTTCTACTATAGTGAAAGATTTAGATGAAGCTAATAATTTAGTTACCCGCGCTTGCGGAGAAGAAGCCATAAAAATCGGATTTATTTTAGCTGAAAAATTAAAATTAAAACCCTATCTTCTAAAATACGCTAATTCCGGCGATACAAATGGGGATATTAATCAAGTTGTTGGTTATGCCTCTATTGCTTTTTTAACTGAAAATAAAAATGATATAAGCGCTCTTAGTCAAAAAGATAAACAAGAACTTTTATCTATTGCCCGTGATTCTATTGACTACTATTTAAAAACAGGGAAAATCCTTGAAGTTCAAACTAAAAATCCATCTCTTTTAAAACCGCAGGGAGCTTTTGTTACTTTAAAAGAAAATGGGGAATTGCGGGGATGTATAGGAAATTTAACAGCAAATAAGCCATTGGCGGAAACTGTAGCTTATATGGCAGTAGAAGCTGCTTTTGGCGACCCAAGATTTTTATCCTTAGAGAAAGAAGAATTATCTAAAATTAAAATTGAAATTTCTGTTCTTTCTCCCTTAAAAAAAATAAATGACCCTTTTACAGAAATAGAAATAGGCAAACACGGAGTACTTATAGAACAAGGAAATCGTTCCGGCGTATTTCTCCCCCAAGTGGCTACAGAAAATAATTGGAGTTTAGAAACTTTTATGGATGAGCTTTGTCTTTATAAAGCTGGTATTTCCCCTGACGCCTGGAAAACTGGCCAAGCTGATATTTATGTTTTCACTGCCGAAGTATTTAGCGAAAAAGAATAAAAAATTTTAAAAAATAAAAAACGGGTTTTTTAGACCCGTTTTTAATGTTTTTAATTAATTTTATTTTACTTTTTTTGCTCCCATTTTTTCCGTTTCTTTAAAGCCACATAATTCGGCTTTAATTCTTTCTTCCGTTTATCTCTATATTTTCTCCTTTTTTTTCTCAATCGCCTAAGATAAGCTTTTGCTTTAGGCGACAGATTAAAATCCCAATCCCGACAAACTGATTTTCCTGTTTTGTGATCCCGATAATTGGAACATTTCCAATACCGGGACTTCATTCCTTTGCCCCGAGCGATTACCATAAACTTCCCGCATTCTGGACAATGCGGCCGATGCTGAATTCTCCATTGGGCTATCCATGCCTGGGACAAAAGATTTTTAGCAAAATTTTTCGTCCTATGTAATGGATGAGATGAATACAGAATATTCTTTCTTATTGCGTCTCGGATGATTACCCAGCCCGAATCTGACTCTCGGGCCTTATTTTCCTTTAAAAGCCAAGTTGTCCACACGACAACTTCTAAACCGTTAACCGTATATCGAAAACCGACCTCTCTTCCTTTTGTTGATCGAGGACTCTTTAAATTCTCAATCTCCTTTTGTATTTCTTTGGGACTTATTTTCTCAAAACCCCATTGGAAGACGAGGGTGTCCTCAATATAATAAAAATCTTCTCTCTTAATTTTTTCCTTGAATGAATTCTCAGACAATTTTTCCTCCTTTTGTTTTGAATTTTAAATTTAACAAAATAAATTGAAAAGAACTTATTTATATTAAAACTTTTTTCCAAATTTGTCAAATGAAATTATTGGGTTTTTAATGAAAAATAAAAAATCATTAAATTAAAGACGATAAAAAACTTTAAAGCAGAAAAAACGCTCAAAAAGAACCGCCGCCAATGGGCTGTCCCCAATGGACTTCTTTTATTTGCTTTTCAGGCAATTCATCCGGCGCTCCCAGCATCAAATCTTTAGCATCAGTTGTTTTGGGGAAGGCAATTACTTCTCTAATATTTGGCTCATTTCTTAAAAGCATTATTAAACGGTCAAACCCAAAGGCAATACCCCCGTGAGGAGGAGCCCCATATTCAAAAGCTTTTAAAAATTTTCCGAATTTTCTTTCTATCTCTTTTTTATTTACTTCTAAAAGGCGAAATATTTTATATTGAAGATTTGGATCATATATTCTTAAGGCTCCTCCGGCTATCTCACAACCATTACAAACTAAATCATATTGATGAGCCCTTACTTTTAGCGGCTCTTTATCTAAAAGAGGGATATCTTCTTCATAAGGAAGAGTAAAAGGATTATGAGTAGAAACTATTTTTTTCTCAGTTTCGCTATATTCAAATAAAGAAAAATCTCTAATCCAAACAAAAGCGAGCTCGTCTTTATCATCTTTATTTTCCCGCAAATCAGGTTTGTCGGTTTTATATTTTTCTAAAACATCTTGGGCTTTTAAATGAGGAAAAGGATATTTAATCTTTTTTTCAGGGAAATTTTCCTTAATTGTCTTAATTACCATTTCTTCCACTAAAGCTAAAATTTCTTCTTCTGTCATAAAACTCATTTCCATATCTAGTTGAGTAAATTCCGGCTGTCTATCGCCACGACTGTCTTCATCGCGAAAACAACGAGCGAATTGAAAATATCTTTCCATGCCAGCAATCATTAATAATTGTTTAAATTGCTGTGGCGCTTGAGGCAAAACATAAAACTTTCCCGGATAAAGACGTGAGGGCACAATATATTCTCTTGAGCCCTCCGGAGTTCCCTTAGTCAAATAAGGGGTTTCTATCTCTATAAAGCCCTTTTCATCCAAAAAATCTCTCATACTTTTAATCAAACGATAGCGGAAAGTTAGATTATCTTTCATTCGCTTATGACGCAAATCCAAATAACGGTAAGTAAGACGCGTTTCTTCTGTTGCTCTAATAATTTCATTATCAATAGTAAAAGGAGGAGTAAGGGAAGAAGAAATAATTTTACCTCTTTTTATCTCTACTTCAATTTCTCCGGTTAATAAATCGGAATTTATTTGATTTTCTGGTCTTTTAACCACTTTGCCGATAATTTCCACCACGTATTCCGGTTTAATTGCTTCGGCAATTTTTTTCAATTCTTCATTAATCCCTGAGGGAAAAACTATTTGAACTAACCCCGAATAGTCGCGCAAATCAGCAAAAATAATTTTACCCATTTTCCGTTTAGTGTTTATCCAACCGCATAAACGAACATCCTCTCCCTGTTTTTTTATTGTATCTTTAGCCAAAGTTCTTTCCATAATTTAGATTATAACAAAAAAGAAAAAAAGAAAAAGGGCAACTTAATGTTGCTCTTATTAAATACAATGTTTCCCCTCTTTTTTGTTTAGAGGGGTTGGCTGGAATCGAACCAGCATGAGCAGGCTTTCGCGCCTACTGCGTTGACCACTCCGCCACAACCCCATTTTTTTTATCTAATATTTTTCTATTAT encodes the following:
- the aspS gene encoding Aspartate--tRNA ligase, whose amino-acid sequence is MERTLAKDTIKKQGEDVRLCGWINTKRKMGKIIFADLRDYSGLVQIVFPSGINEELKKIAEAIKPEYVVEIIGKVVKRPENQINSDLLTGEIEVEIKRGKIISSSLTPPFTIDNEIIRATEETRLTYRYLDLRHKRMKDNLTFRYRLIKSMRDFLDEKGFIEIETPYLTKGTPEGSREYIVPSRLYPGKFYVLPQAPQQFKQLLMIAGMERYFQFARCFRDEDSRGDRQPEFTQLDMEMSFMTEEEILALVEEMVIKTIKENFPEKKIKYPFPHLKAQDVLEKYKTDKPDLRENKDDKDELAFVWIRDFSLFEYSETEKKIVSTHNPFTLPYEEDIPLLDKEPLKVRAHQYDLVCNGCEIAGGALRIYDPNLQYKIFRLLEVNKKEIERKFGKFLKAFEYGAPPHGGIAFGFDRLIMLLRNEPNIREVIAFPKTTDAKDLMLGAPDELPEKQIKEVHWGQPIGGGSF